Proteins from one Pectinophora gossypiella chromosome 19, ilPecGoss1.1, whole genome shotgun sequence genomic window:
- the LOC126375718 gene encoding MIT domain-containing protein 1-like, which yields MNIESAAINILKRGVELDTKKRYTESLVCYQEGLQILVDKIKNEPDEATRGYLRKKVEEYMSRAETIKRLVLQQKDAGLFHEQVHIENNSTGHGYKTLFGRFLDEDVQYVIVEDPYIRSFHQCQNFLRLCELLVRSCPNMRHIELITSKDARSEGDQREWFTNLGNDLTKYKVRLVVKYSETLHDRQITLSTGWIIKIGRGLDFFKAPDNKFCLGVYDMDLRPCHETTVDIVHSKNVKQSYG from the exons ATGAATATCGAGAGTGCAGCTATAAATATACTCAAACGGGGTGTTGAGCTGGACACAAAAAAACGTTACACTGAATCTCTAGTTTGCTACCAAGAAGGCCTTCAGATTTTAGTggataaaattaaaa ATGAACCTGATGAAGCTACAAGGGGTTATTTGAGGAAGAAAGTTGAAGAGTATATGAGTAGAGCCGAGACAATAAAGAGATTGGTTCTACAGCAGAAAGATGCGGGATTGTTTCATGAACAGGTTCATATAGAGAATAACTCAACGGGACATGGCTATAAGACGTTATTTGGAAGGTTTTTAGACGAAGATGTGCAGTATGTAATTGTGGAAGATCCGTATATAAGGAGTTTCCATCAG TGTCAAAATTTCCTTCGTCTCTGTGAGCTTCTAGTGAGGTCCTGTCCAAATATGAGACACATAGAATTAATAACATCAAAAGATGCTCGTTCAGAGGGTGATCAGAGGGAGTGGTTCACCAACTTAGGCAATGATTTAACAAAGTACAAAGTAAGACTGGTTGTGAAGTACTCAGAAACACTGCATGATAGACAGATCAC attaaGTACAGGCTGGATAATAAAAATAGGACGAGGATTAGACTTTTTCAAAGCTCCTGATAATAAATTCTGTCTGGGTGTTTATGATATGGACCTAAGACCATGCCATGAGACTACTGTGGATATAGTACACTCTAAAAACGTCAAACAATCTTATGGATGA
- the LOC126375679 gene encoding DNA-directed RNA polymerase III subunit RPC3, translating into MSHQLGRCVSEILNRYFGEIVQKVGNDLFTYGSKPIALIIKSTGLPRTQIIESLRTLLKFDLATFEPSVNDLIADYRLLPENVLLLIRYPRYLLQIKSKFGSEAELLVEELLQRATYTATMLLVTIATKYKDDKEKNISVVKLRDTFISLATAGYIQQAPVAELKEGSEVPTMVPVATIVPDLDARLLANAVNTGDLSEINDNIYWKVNYDRFHQDFRDEIMIKAITRRIDENAGEAMRLLLQQMYLSSAAWAAESAPVPALELRECCRRLDRPLLHQHLDQYLKVIEESGCGFVRRSGEAGGGQLVVRCAAAARRLAAAAVEHVITERLGDHAARIFRLICSKKYIEEDDIQKHAMLPNKECKELTYKLLEQNFISVQPMRKAASSGGMAKAIYLYHVKLHDVAQTAAQMCYLSLHNVCVRGGSERARHARLLDKQRRVRTLVHSMRLRGEPQRNIDDVEETLTPPEVALLQGIEKRLKQLSAAELELDKNLFVLKWYFMYPH; encoded by the exons ATGTCTCATCAGCTGGGCCGCTGTGTTTCTGAGATTCTGAACAGATATTTCGGTGAAATAGTGCAGAAAGTCGGGAATGATTTATTCACGTATGGCTCCAAACCTATAGCTTTGATAATTAAATCTACAGGATTGCCTAGAACACAG ATTATAGAGAGTCTGCGAACACTGCTAAAGTTTGATCTTGCAACATTTGAGCCATCTGTGAATGATTTAATAGCAGATTACAGACTGTTACCAGAAAATGTTCTTTTATTAATTCGATATCCAAG GTATCTCTTACAAATTAAGAGCAAGTTCGGTAGCGAGGCAGAGCTGCTAGTGGAAGAGTTACTGCAGCGAGCCACATACACTGCCACCATGCTACTGGTCACCATCGCTACCAAGTACAAGGATGATAAG GAGAAGAATATATCGGTAGTGAAGCTAAGGGACACATTCATAAGCCTGGCCACAGCGGGGTATATCCAGCAGGCTCCCGTGGCCGAACTGAAGGAAGGCAGTGAAGTTCCCACCATGGTGCCTGTAGCCACCATCGTCCCAGACTTGGATGCTCGCCTGCTCGCCAACGCTGTCAACACCGGGGACCTTAGTGAAATTAATGATA ATATATATTGGAAAGTGAACTATGACAGATTCCATCAAGACTTTAGAGACGAAATTATGATCAAAGCTATAACTCGGCGGATTGATGAAAATG CGGGCGAGGCAATGCGACTCCTTCTCCAGCAGATGTACCTGTCAAGCGCGGCGTGGGCAGCCGAGTCCGCGCCGGTGCCTGCGCTCGAGTTGCGCGAGTGTTGCCGCAGACTCGACCGACCATTACTACATCAACATCTAGACCAGTATCTTAAAGTTATAG AGGAGAGCGGCTGCGGCTTCGTGCGCCGCAGCGGCGAGGCGGGCGGCGGGCAGCTGGTGGTGCGCTGCGCGGCGGCCGCGCGGCGcctggccgccgccgccgtggaGCACGTCATCACCGAGCGGCTCGGGGACCACGCCGCCAGGATATTCCG TCTGATTTGCTCGAAAAAGTACATAGAGGAAGACGACATCCAGAAACACGCCATGCTGCCCAACAAGGAGTGTAAGGAGCTCACCTACAAGCTGTTGGAACAGAACTTCATCAGTGTACAG CCGATGAGAAAAGCGGCGTCTTCCGGCGGGATGGCGAAGGCGATTTATTTGTACCACGTGAAATTACATGAT GTCGCCCAGACAGCAGCGCAGATGTGCTACCTGTCGCTGCACAACGTGTGCGTCCGCGGCGGCAGCGAGCGCGCGCGCCACGCGCGGCTGCTGGACAAGCAGCGCCGCGTGCGCACGCTGGTGCACTCCATGCGGCTGCGCGGTGAGCCGCAGCGGAACATTGACGAC GTAGAAGAAACGCTGACACCCCCTGAAGTGGCGTTACTGCAAGGCATAGAGAAACGACTCAAGCAACTGAGTGCCGCAGAATTAGAGCTTGATAAAAATCTATTTGTACTCAAATGGTACTTTATGTACCCACACTGA
- the LOC126375739 gene encoding ubiquitin-like protein 3 — translation MAAKNIPGDKINLRLILVSGKTKEFSFNPVDSAGDIALHVYDNWPEADWASECVSRAEILRLIYQGRFLHSSVTLGALGLPLGRTTVMHLVPREHLPEPNSHDQRQKSKGGSSSCCSASCCIL, via the exons ATAAACTTGCGGCTTATCCTGGTATCCGGCAAGACGAAAGAGTTCTCGTTCAACCCTGTCGACTCCGCCGGCGACATCGCGCTGCATGTCTACGACAACTGGCCTGAAG CGGACTGGGCGTCAGAATGCGTGTCGCGCGCGGAGATCCTCCGGCTGATCTACCAGGGCCGCTTCCTCCACAGCTCGGTGACGCTCGGTGCCCTAGGGCTCCCGCTCGGCCGCACCACGGTGATGCACCTCGTGCCGCGCGAACACCTGCCCGAGCCCAACTCTCACG ATCAGCGGCAAAAGAGCAAAGGCGGTTCGAGCAGTTGTTGTTCGGCCTCCTGCTGCATATTGTAA
- the LOC126375721 gene encoding cuticle protein 18.6-like isoform X2, translating to MRFLIAAAVLACAAAAPSGLLAAPYAHGLIGHGAPLAVAHAAPVAIAHAAPLAVAAPTISPGDIQGAAIDAHVEAHDHARAAVDAAREHHDQASELQGQAINAAEDHSWQAVDAVKTREAQLDGAAAGAAPILAKQLAGHAVVAHAAPVAAYAAPLAHAAYAAPVAHAAYAAPLAASKTVVSQSLHQSHPAPVYAAPVVHAAPALAYGAHGLAHGW from the exons ATGAGATTTCTG ATCGCCGCCGCCGTCCTCGCTTGCGCCGCAGCAGCCCCCTCGGGCCTGCTAGCCGCCCCCTACGCTCACGGTCTTATCGGCCATGGCGCCCCGTTAGCCGTGGCGCACGCCGCCCCCGTGGCTATCGCTCACGCCGCTCCCTTGGCCGTGGCTGCGCCGACCATCTCCCCCGGAGACATCCAGGGTGCCGCCATCGACGCCCACGTTGAAGCTCACGACCACGCCCGCGCCGCTGTTGATGCCGCCCGCGAACACCATGATCAAGCTTCTGAACTCCAAGGTCAGGCTATCAACGCCGCTGAGGACCACTCGTGGCAGGCGGTCGATGCCGTGAAGACCCGTGAGGCTCAGTTGGACGGAGCCGCCGCTGGTGCCGCGCCCATCTTGGCTAAACAGCTGGCCGGTCACGCTGTGGTCGCGCACGCCGCTCCCGTGGCCGCGTATGCCGCTCCCCTGGCTCACGCCGCGTATGCTGCTCCCGTGGCTCATGCCGCTTATGCCGCTCCCCTGGCCGCCAGCAAGACCGTGGTCTCTCAGTCCCTGCACCAGTCGCACCCCGCCCCCGTGTACGCGGCCCCCGTGGTCCACGCCGCCCCCGCTCTAGCATACGGCGCGCATGGTCTCGCCCATGGATGGTAA
- the LOC126375721 gene encoding cuticle protein 18.6-like isoform X1: MCFILQIAAAVLACAAAAPSGLLAAPYAHGLIGHGAPLAVAHAAPVAIAHAAPLAVAAPTISPGDIQGAAIDAHVEAHDHARAAVDAAREHHDQASELQGQAINAAEDHSWQAVDAVKTREAQLDGAAAGAAPILAKQLAGHAVVAHAAPVAAYAAPLAHAAYAAPVAHAAYAAPLAASKTVVSQSLHQSHPAPVYAAPVVHAAPALAYGAHGLAHGW, translated from the coding sequence ATGTGTTTCATTTTGCAGATCGCCGCCGCCGTCCTCGCTTGCGCCGCAGCAGCCCCCTCGGGCCTGCTAGCCGCCCCCTACGCTCACGGTCTTATCGGCCATGGCGCCCCGTTAGCCGTGGCGCACGCCGCCCCCGTGGCTATCGCTCACGCCGCTCCCTTGGCCGTGGCTGCGCCGACCATCTCCCCCGGAGACATCCAGGGTGCCGCCATCGACGCCCACGTTGAAGCTCACGACCACGCCCGCGCCGCTGTTGATGCCGCCCGCGAACACCATGATCAAGCTTCTGAACTCCAAGGTCAGGCTATCAACGCCGCTGAGGACCACTCGTGGCAGGCGGTCGATGCCGTGAAGACCCGTGAGGCTCAGTTGGACGGAGCCGCCGCTGGTGCCGCGCCCATCTTGGCTAAACAGCTGGCCGGTCACGCTGTGGTCGCGCACGCCGCTCCCGTGGCCGCGTATGCCGCTCCCCTGGCTCACGCCGCGTATGCTGCTCCCGTGGCTCATGCCGCTTATGCCGCTCCCCTGGCCGCCAGCAAGACCGTGGTCTCTCAGTCCCTGCACCAGTCGCACCCCGCCCCCGTGTACGCGGCCCCCGTGGTCCACGCCGCCCCCGCTCTAGCATACGGCGCGCATGGTCTCGCCCATGGATGGTAA